CATCACTCATTCCTCTGCACCACCTGCCTCCCTTCATTCTTTTCCTCCAGCATGTACCCAGAGATAACATCGGATGATCAGCGACACGATTATAAGAGAGAGTTTGACGCCGACCTTCGGGAGTACAAGCGGCTGTGTGCTGAGATGGACGACATTAACGACCAGTTGAACAAGCTCAGCCGGCAGCTGGACACGCTGGACGACACCTCAGCCAAATACCAGGTGAGATGAAACCTCTCCTCAGAAAGTCACGACACGGCTGAGCTGCACGAGCCTGGACACGGAAAGGACACTAAAGCAGGATCATAGAGAAGCTCCCTCTCAGTGGAACTCCTTTCACATAATAAAtcatcgaatttcccagaggaacccacccgagggattaataaagttctatcttatcttaaatacgATCCTGGATCTGCAAAGAcgacaaaacaaacatttacatttgttcTATATTTGAcgtatttattgtgtttgtcaCTTAAAAAACTGCGATGATAAAGTCCGCCTTGGTACCTACTCGGATCGACTCGCCaaagttttcagggttttccatcAGGTCATCGTACCTGCGAtccgagcaggtactaaaatgtgatgtCGTCAGACTGCACGCCACTGATTGGCTGGTCAGTGGCGTTATTTGCAGAGTCACGAGTTGCGTTCCCCGAGCGTGACGAGGAGCCACACAGACTAACCCGGAGTTTATATCGTCGCCTCAACGTTCGTGACGCATACTAATTACGCAGTCGGATGCGTTGCTATAACAACGATCATGCACATTAGCTGGTTTTCAgttgtaatggaaaaccagtCGATCCGAGTAGATACTAATGGAAAAGCGTCTATATTAAGCTCCGAGAGTCACACGCAGGAGCTTTTTCCATCATTGCTCGTTGGCTTTTAGAAGCTGATCGGTCCCCCGCTGTTATAAATATACTAACCTTTCTGAGAATTGTTACAGGGAGTTATGCTAATATCAGAGTTTTCCATTAACTGTCAGtttttgtacagttcatttCTCGGATCACAACTCCAACCTGTCTGACTTTGTAGAGTCTCTCGACTTGGCCTTTATCGAGGGTGAAGAGTGACTCAGAGCCACTGTGTTAAAAAAGTCATTGCTTATTAAGCTCTCTGTGcataaaagacacaaaatgtGAGCTTTAATGTTTCCTTTGTGTATGACGATCACACCAAACCTTATAACCTCTGTGTTATTCCCCAGATTGTAGCTGAGGAATATAACCAGCTGAAGGACCTGAAGCAGGTGAGGAGACATATCAGGCATTTTTTATTAACTCACCtaaaacaaacattatttattattattaaagaccTTTGACCCAAACCTGTGTGGAGTTTCTGTTTTAACGGGCTTTTCTGTGCTGCGTCTGCAGACGTCCGACTACCAGGCTAAGAAGACAGAGTGCCGCCGGCTGAGACACAAACTGTTCCACATCAAACGCATGGTGAAGGACTATGACAAGAACCACTGAGCACCCACTCTCCCCACAGCACACGATACACTCCAACATGCCACAAAGACTCTGTGACCTGCTGAGACCAAAGTTAAAGGACACactcacgctcacacacacacggggaacacgCTGCAAGTTTAATGATCTACTGTAAACAAATAATCGCTGATTTTGGGAGAGAATGAGGGGAGGAGCCTCCGGCCTGTTTGGCCTCAGTGCTTGCAGGGTACGGCTACTCCTGAGGATCAAAGGCTGCGGTTGGAGAGAGGCGGTTTGAAGGTCACCTAATAATTAGTCGCCCGAGGTAACGCTTTGCTCGCTTTTCTGCGTTTGCTCTCCGATAGGcgacttttctttgttttttcctccacaGATAAGAGTCGGTGATGTTGTAGGTGAGCAAACACGCAGCCTCTGTGTGGCCAACGAACATTAGCTGAGGGTTTCTCACGTCGGCGTTCGTAACGACCTTAAATGTGGCTGAACTTAACAGCTTTCTTTTAccgtttttttgcttttgtcgACACTgagatttttatatttttttacagatGTTGTGACACCAAAACTGGCCAACAGGCTGTGTGTGGCAGTGTTGTATTGTGCGTTCTTTTAACGAGTCGTGCTCTTCGTATATATCAGAACAAATTTACAGTTGGTCTCTAAAACCTGGAGATTCATTCGTGCTTGTACATACTGTAGGCTCATAGTTGTGTGTTTAAACTATGCAAATTAGTCAAATTAACCACAGTGTCTGTATGTTTTCATCACACTCCTGAAAAACCCGCCTCGCTGTTTCTTTCGATAAGCTGAACTCATTTGATTCTTTGCCAATGAAAACGAGCTTTAATCCTCAGCGTTTGTGAAAATCTACTGTACACCTTAAATTCATGTAGACTCGCTTGTGATTCGTcttgcatttgtatttttatgaagaacattgttgtcattttaaaaaccatttgcgagccatttatttttgtaagaatttattttctttgacgCTATTATAAAAAGACCATTTTTGTAACTGTGTACCTCCATAAATGATGTTGTCTAAAAAGTATTGAATTTAGTGAATAATAAACATTTCTAATTCTCTATTTGCTCTGGAGTGCATGTGCAGCGAGTTGCCAGCAGGGGGAGCAGGAGCGCTGCTGATGCAGCAGTCAGTGAGACTAATGTGAGCTAATACTGCCCTCTGGTGGTGCGTTTCTGTACTTCCCTGCTTCAGGTTTTAGtcagatttttatttctgtttcaaaCTTTTCTCCACTTCTCTGCCGCCTGCTGGAAATCAGCTTCTGGCCCAATTGATCCTAATCCGTTCCTATCATAAAGATTGGCTGTTGATCCATCAACAATCCTTCAGTTTCAATATTTTTACCTTGTGACACGGCGCTCCAGCATGCTGGAAATtgcttaggctacgttcacactgcaggtcttaatgctcaattctgattttttgatcaaatctgatttttttttgtctgctcgttcacacgataaataaaatgcgacagcaaacgcgctctattgtgaacgctcaaagcgccCGCATGCataaaagaagacgtcacacacaacgcgctctgtttagacccagaccaaacagtattgtgtgactgatggcccttaatataaagacttgtttcggactttacgtttcccaattttgctttaagttataaagttattgtgTTATCTACATttggcctaataatgatccttattgctgttttagaggagcgctgcttcaaaggatagctgcagatttctgtcagaatctgcaggttatacaaaacaaggaaaatgttcatgtttctccAACGTtttcttcccaacagtttcactgacatctacacgggatggccaggaagcgttcgcgatgtcggGCGCTGATAATcagcgtctgtcttgtgtcggtgatgtaaaagacggatttaatgcgacatgaccatcaaacagcagccgctttctaaaacatcagatatgtatcggcttcaggaccacatacgaaagtgacccaggtcggatttgaaaatattggatttgtgccgttcacgttgtcacaccatgatcggatagaTGGTCGCACAGGGTCagaaaagtcggatttgatgcgctttcacctgcagtgtgaacgtagccttagactgTCACCGTTCTAAAGGAGGATGTTTTTAGTCCCTAATAAGCAACTGGCTTGGAGGACTGATAAGACTGGAATAGATCACTTATCACTCGGGCTTTGGCCCACGAGCTGATAAATACCGACTCTTGTCCTGTGACTCTGCACACGATCGCAGGAAGATGTAAGACTGAAGCGACAACGGACACAAAGTCTGGTCACGGCTGCACGTTGTAACTTTTGTCACCAGAGCAACTATGTACTCGTCACCAACACTACTAAGGTTTGTGTTGCCACTTCCACTCACATAATTCTGTTTGTGTAGCAGTCAAGTGTGAAACGAGTTAGTCTAAGGGGCTCTTATGAGGTCACCGACACAACCTCTTCAGCTGCATTAGCCCATGCAAATCTGCACATACTCTGCCGCATTCAGGCTGCAGGTATCAGTTATTTCCATCACACATCTGTCTTCAGCAGTTCATTTAAACCTGTCATGAGCAGCTGAATGAGTTTTATTGCTTCCAACAACCAGTCACGACGCACTCGCGACCCACATCTGACCAGAATCGACTTTTGACCTTTTTGACTGTATTGTTTCACCTTTCTACACGTTGGTGTGAAATGTGGTCCTAATTAGTGCACAAACCAGAGACCGAATGAGGAGTCGCCAAGAATGAGGGACGATCTCATCACTTAGTCCACGTTTGTGCCAAATTTGGAGAAATTCTCATGTTTTCTGAGAGAAaccccacctcctccacctcctccacccctGCATGTAAACGTGCCTGATACACTAGTTCCCGGTGGTCTCTTCAAACATGTTACACATGAAGTTATTCGTCACGTCTGAAAGAAAATGCACCACTCAAAATAACGTATATGTTTATTTCCAATGCAAAAATAACGCGCGGGCGTCTTTTGCATGTTTCAGTTTTGCCGCAGTCACACAAAGATGATTCTTTTAAACGTAAAGCTACACAATCAAATCACTGGAGTTCACATCAAAGCGGAGAAGTCGTCTGACAGCGCGAGGGCTCGTGGCCTCGCTCGCCTTCTTTTAAACGACATAACTGGAAAtataaaaagaacagaaatgatCACCTGCTCGTCGTCTTACTTCAGTCAGTTTGGCAAAACAAACATCACAATTCATCGCAATGAGCTGCAGGTCGTCGCGCTAACACACCAATGACAAAGTTCCTCTCACGTCAGAGCGGCGCTCACAATCATCTCGAAGAGGCCGCTGACACAAAATAACAACTCAAACCACACCTAGCCTCACAAAAGCACAGGACACAGAATAATCAGCAAAGCGGGCGTCACCTGATTCAGTGTAGCTTCCACTAAATGATCTCAAATGATTCAAGTCCTCTCACatgacatttaacattttaatctcTATTTCTGGCTAAGACCTGCCCGCTGGGTCTTGCTGTTTGCTTACAGTGATAGCAGTGCCTTGATCCCTTTGTAAATATCTTTAACACACATAGTTCTCTATACAATCTCCATCTGTCAGCGACGTATAAAACATGAGGTAATGATGTCCGACTGGGATGCGACCGTCCCGAGGAGCCCGGCTGTGTTTAAGTACATTCGCTTGATTTCTAACGGCAGCTTCTGCAGCGCTGTGTAACgtgctaaaaagaaacagttcAAATGGTCGAGGAGGTCGGCGCCGCTCTCGTGCCCGTTTGAGGCTTCAGCTGCCGGCTTTAAGCTCAGAATATAGACGAGAAAAGAAGATCGTTGTAACCTTCCAGCACCTCGTGAAGGGGctaaaaaagctttttgtgcTGTCTGCTGGATTTGGTACCGTTGCACAGAGCGAGCTGAAGCTGGCACAGCTTCATGTTTCTCATACAGTCCTGAGTGATTTACTTTGATCTGTGTTGAACACGGCGTACAAAACAGGTGTCGTATATACATCTGCAGCCTCCTCTGTGGTGAAGCGCTGCATGAGGCGACGCGTCGCCGTCTTCACAAATGCTTCGTCTGGCAGCAAAGTCTCTTACTTCAGCACAAAGCGTCGCACAGCTTGCGTGCGACCTGCACGCCGCGTCCCGGCCACGGCAGCGTACAGCAAGTGGCGCTGCTATGGCTTCGTTCAGAGCGCACTCTGGTTTCAAGTCACACTGGgggcgatgggggaggaggtaGTGCCGGCACGTGGCCTCGCGGTAAGGAGTTTTACCGAAAGCCGAGTTCATCCGGAATGAGGGCGAGAGAGGTCTGCTGCAAACGTTAGAGACGATCAAACTTTCTTTCCCTGAAAGCAGCTTTGGTGTCATATCGGGCAAACTTTGCAGAGCTAACGAGAGGAAAAAGTGACCTCCGCAGCTCTGAGTCATCTCAGTGTGATCTCACTCCGGAGCTGGCTTTACTGTCCCGGTGCGTAGGGCCAGCTGATGGAGCTCCCCGATAGCTGCATGTCTCGGATCAGCGTCTCGATCGGCGTCTTGCCCACCAGCCGCATGAAGAAGAGCTGGGAGATGAGGTTAGCCGGCACGGCGCGCAGCGCAGGGAGGCGCAGCAGCAGGCGGCCGAAGCGCTGAGGCTGGTTGGGGTACTGCAACCTCTCGTACTCCGTCAGGGCGACCTGAGCCTTTTCCTGCAGGGACTCCACGTGAGCCGGGTCTGTCAGACCACAAGCGTCTAAAGGCAGAAAAACAGAGGCTGTGTCATCACCTGATGACCAGTGCAAAaggtttttcttgctttttgtcTGAAAGTGTGTGCACCAACTTTAAAAATAGACATTTCTGCTGCAGATTGTGAAAAATGATAACATTCACTTCTGTGTTACTTgtttacattttccaaagctttcGACTGGGCCAGATTGGAATCTTTTGGTGGGCCGATCGTGGTCCCTGGACCTTATGTTTGGCACCCCTGTTTTAAACTCAGAGATCTGAACTTTATTTTGGCCCGTTtgacatttgtttgtgtttatttataattcTTACACTTTACTACTGAGTAACAGGATGTCTGTGGTTTGGGCTACttgatgatgtcagaggtcaaagaGGCCAAATCAAAGCGCCTCCCTGAGACAGCGGTGATTTTATTTCTGAGAAACGTGTGTGATGCCTCCGACAGCTTTGTTTTGGTTCTCTGTGACCAAACCGTGGGCTCAGTTTACAGTAAAGAGATCGCGCCGCAGTGAGTTACTCACATAACCTCGAAAGAAGAAGATCAGACTTACCAGGAGAAAACAGCGCGATGGCTTTGAGGCAGCTGTACTCGGCCGAGTCCACCTGAAGCCTGTTCAGCTTTTCCACCTGGTCCTGGAAAACCCTGACCTGATCCATGAAGGACACGACGCGCTCGGCGGACATGGGAGACGAGTGAAAGCCGGCTGCCGCCAGCAGAGGAGCCATGTGCAACGGGAGAGCCGACTGAGCTGCGTTAAGGATGAACAGCTCGCTCCAGCTCAGTCTCAGCAGCGCCACCTGTGAAGCGAAAGGGTCACTTTGAGCCACGAGTGTCTGTTGTTCAGTTTGGCGACTGCAAGTCACCGCGCTTTAGACCTGACCTGCTCTGAAACCGGGAGCTCCGGGAAGTACGGGATGTTTCTGGCCCACTCGATGGTGCTGAAGAGGAGACGGGCTGCCAGCTCGCAGATGCTGTCGATGCCCATGACGGAGGCGCCGCTCGCAGATGCCTGCATCTGTGCCTGGCCGTACGGCGCCCCGTAGCGGCTCGGGGGATACGGCTCGGCCCGGAGGAGCTGGGAGATGAGCTCGGACACCGGCTGGCCGTTGAAGTAGTCCGCCCCAATGTGACCTGGACCCACACCCGCGATCCCACCCGCCAGGGAGTTGGGACTGATACCTGAGTGCGATGGAGGGATGCGACCCCGCTGGAcggctgcagagagagaaaaccgCTGAAAACCACTCGCTTCAGTCCAGAGAGCGAGTAAATGAATGACACGCTGCATGTATGCAACCTTTATGTTCTTGCCCATAAAGACGCCTCGGTACAGGtcaataaaaatgtgctttgatGACGGTTTGAACAGTTTACAGATGTTTCCGAGGGCAGGCGCAGAACACCAGCTTCTGAGAAAAACCCCACCCTGAACTTCTAGCAGCTGAAACATGACACAAACCAGTTCACAGAAGAGCTTCGAGGGGTCGAGAGTTTACGGAGTATACTTTTATTAAATCAGGTGTTTTGGCTCGACAGTGTCCACGAGTAGAACATGACTAACATAATTAGCTCGGTCCAAAAATCTGTtctagtgaaatctgaaactcCCGTGGGTCAGGTGGTGCAGCGGGTTATTCAAGACTCCTCCTGTCTGCATGCCAAAATATTGTTTGCCATGATACTCAACCCGCTGTTGCACCTGATTCATCCACTGGAGTGTGTGCAAATGTTAGGAAGCCCTTAGCTATAGCTCGGGAGAATCAAAGATAAGGCCCGGGGCCCAGAATCGGCCCAGCAAAGGCTCCAAATTTGGCCCACTGGACAGATTTAGGAAGGTGAAGCAGGGCAGCAACGTCCCCACAGTCATGCATACGACACCAGAGTTTCTTTCTACTTTATCTCCTACAGAATCTGTTTAAAGCAGATCCACAGTGAGAGAAAAAGCACATTTTCTGTGAACGAGCAcaaagtttcagttttactgttttgcaGTTTGAGCAACGAGCTACCAGAAGTCCTTCAAAGAGTCacactgacagatttctttaatTCGCACAGCAGCTTCTCTTTATTATGTAGAAAAACTAATGTTGCACTTCTCCTAAaatatctcagggattaaatgtgtagtttaaTCTTAAAGAAGTTTAAAGGCGGCTGTATGTGGCCgacgatgtaaaatgagtttgctgTCCTCGGTGCAGATGAGACTTCTGAGACTGGATAACACAGACTAGCAGCAGAAAGGGCTTTAAATGCTCAGGTGAGTAGAAAGGTGCGATACAACTACACTGCTTTAAAAGAAGGACCATTACAACAATGATCACCTTTTGGTCCTTAGTCTCAGTCACATGGACGTTACGCTCTCTCAGCTCAGGATTAAATGTTTGCTGGGTATATATTTGCTCACCTGGAGGTCACCTCTTACCTATACGTGAAACATTGACTTCTCAGGTGCAGGGAGATTAGCTCTTTACGAGTTATCCATCAGGTCAGTGTCAGACAAAGGCCATCGTTTGCTGTGCTGCTTCTCAGTAAGTGACCTCTGCACTTGTTTGGTTTATTAAGTTGCAAATGAAAACAGAGTGAACCTGTTACAACAGCTCAGTTTCTTTGCaggtgtttaaaaacaaacagaaaaagtcaTCATTAGATAAAAAGTTAGTTATGCTGTCGATCTGTAGGCAGCAGATTAGATTCATCCTCACCGCGGCCGCACCGAGCACCGTTGGTGTTTACTTTGGACCCGTCGTGACCTCTTAATAAACGCTCCCACGCACagtgtgtgtgactgcagcGATCGCCCGTTTGTCAGCACATAACTGCTAAATACAGATTCGCACCGGCACAGGATGAAAGAGCCGGTGTCTGTGCGTCGCCGCCGCTCCGTAACAAGTAAATCAGTAGTGAGATGCTTTTGTAGCTTTTATACATCTGAAATCCTTCGCTCTGCGTGCACCAGATTTCCGTTTTAAATTACACCGAATCAAACGTAGCGCTGGTGTCAAAGTCTCGCTAAAGGCAACCTGAACGGCCGCTTCCCTCACTGGGTCAGAGGTGAGACGCACATTTCCAGGTAATGTGGAAACAGCGCAGCCTGCGTCACGGCCACGCTCGGCATGGTTCACTAATAACCGCAGGCCAAATGTAACCCCTGGCACGCTGCACCGTGCGCACTATGTATGGCACAGCGTCTGGTGTCCACTGACACAGACCGAAATACAAGTGGGGTAAGGTTACAGCCGAGCACAATTACAGCTGAGGTTTCTGTCAAGTCAACTCGACGCCAGCAAGTTGAGGGTGGAAACGCTGAAATGCTCGCACCCACCCAAGACAAAGGTAATGAACCGTTTTCAGCACATGAAGCAGAGTCGGGCTGTCAGTCGGTGGTTTTCCTCGTGTGACATTTAAGCATTGTTGCTTTCTGCTGTTTCCTGAAGCTCAGCTGCTGCATCTGAGTGAAAACAGGCTTCAGCTGACAGATAACTGGATACCTGGACAATGTCCCAGTAGGTGCTTCAGAGCTGTTAAGCAGCAGCAACCAGCATCCTCTCTCGGTGCGAATCAGAGTTCCCAGTTTAAATGTAGCTTTGTCATCATCAAGCCCAACAAAGGCGCCCGCGTGCCTCCACCTCAGTTATCTACAACACTAAAAGCAGCTTACATATTAATGCATCGGTAATAATAATGCAGCGGTAGTTTGCAAGTGGCAAAGCAAGTTGTTCACCTGCTAATGCTTTCAAACGTTTTCCACTCGCTGCTTATCCTGAAACCTGAATTCCTTGTTGCTGAAGGCAACAGAGCAACAAGTTGTAAACACGGCATTCGTGACCTTTCGAGCCGATACGACCGGCTCGTCtgtaaatatttgtgaaatttcaGCAGATAAGGAGCCGACGTGAGCGTTTCTGAATAAGGGGTAATTATTACGTGGCTCCCCTCGCTGCGGCGCAGGAGTGTTTCGGTTTTTGTCGTAATCAGACTGTGGATGCAAACATGGTGATGGGTGCACCTTTCAGTGGGATCTTCCACCACGGCAGCAACTCCAcccgtttattattattaatgaccTTTAGCAGGAGTAGGTTTGACCTTTTGATACCTTCTTTGCGCATCCCGACCCGGAAGCACTTCTTCAGACGGCAGTACTGACACTGGTTCCTGTGGTGCTGGTCGATCTGGCACTCTCGGTTTGATCTGCACaaacaaagtgcaacacaaacatttaaagatgAAAGCCGGAACTGAACTTAAACAAACTTCCTGTATGGGATTGAAATCTccctcctttctctccctctgtcccCACGGACACCCTCCCTCCCCCCCAGAGTCATGATAAGTGAGCTGGAGTGGCTGAAAGCTATCGAGGCTCGTGACCTTTGTAAATCAGCAGCTCTACACGCCCTTGCGTTGCCTCTTGCAGCAGGTTGAGGTCTGCAAATATTTCACTGGGAGCTCTTTCAGCCCCAGATGTGACAAACCAACAacacaaaggaaaaaaggacGTGTTGCACTCAGAGGTCACACTGCAGGAGAAATAAGTTTACTGGGCGGCTGAGAGAGGTCTCAGTAACAGAACTGAGTTGCAACATAATGTTCCTGCGGTGAAGAATAATGGGAATGCTGACCTTCTGAAGCAATCCATCCTCACATGACTGACCTTCAGTGCtttcatttctgttatttttctctttttttggctgTTTGTGAGGCTGGATCGCAAACTTCAGGAGTGAGAAATGGACTAATCTGCCTATCAGAAAGTCATACActaatgtaatcagattacagagTGTGCACGGTGTCTTTAGAGATATAAGGGCATATATTGCTGCAGCTGTGCCCGTACACCTGCCTACAGGAGGAGTCACAGATTCTAACAAACACTCgggtttgtttttaactgtatcaaagtggttaaaaatattCTCCACGTGCAAAGCAATGCGTGTTGTGTCCCTACCTGCAGGAGTAGCTGAGGTTTCTCCTGATGCTCCTCTTGAAGAAGCTCTTGCAGCCCTCGCAGGTGAACACGCCGTAGTGCTTCCCGCTGGACTTGTCCCCGCACACCACGCAGTCCACCACGCAGGCCTTGTCGTCGTCGCCGACGTCCACGTCGCTGCTCCCGGCCCGGGGCGACCCCTCCTCGTCCTCCCCCCTCCTCAGGTAAGCCTTTTCCCCGAGTCCGTTAGCGCCCCCGTTGGGATTACCCCATCCTCCGCTCACCATGGCCATATTCTCTGAGACGTGCAGCCCCGTGAGTGGATCATACACACAGACCTCCCGTCCCACCGCCTTCCAACGGGCTCTCAGAGTCTAAAGAGCCGAGTCCGCCTCCAACGGCAGCGATCCGAGGAGAGTCAAAGTGACGGGGGGAAATTCCGCCTCTTGACCTTTCTCGTCTTTGCCGTCCGGTCGAGCTGACCTGTGGGTCTTTCCACGTTCTGTCGTCC
The Astatotilapia calliptera chromosome 17, fAstCal1.2, whole genome shotgun sequence genome window above contains:
- the nr2f6b gene encoding nuclear receptor subfamily 2 group F member 6b translates to MAMVSGGWGNPNGGANGLGEKAYLRRGEDEEGSPRAGSSDVDVGDDDKACVVDCVVCGDKSSGKHYGVFTCEGCKSFFKRSIRRNLSYSCRSNRECQIDQHHRNQCQYCRLKKCFRVGMRKEAVQRGRIPPSHSGISPNSLAGGIAGVGPGHIGADYFNGQPVSELISQLLRAEPYPPSRYGAPYGQAQMQASASGASVMGIDSICELAARLLFSTIEWARNIPYFPELPVSEQVALLRLSWSELFILNAAQSALPLHMAPLLAAAGFHSSPMSAERVVSFMDQVRVFQDQVEKLNRLQVDSAEYSCLKAIALFSPDACGLTDPAHVESLQEKAQVALTEYERLQYPNQPQRFGRLLLRLPALRAVPANLISQLFFMRLVGKTPIETLIRDMQLSGSSISWPYAPGQ